The Vicinamibacteria bacterium sequence AAGACTACAATACCGCATGTCGCGCGGCAGGCCGTGGATTCTCTCCATGACCTGGCACGACCTGCTCTTCGCTCACTTCAGAGTTCCTGAAAAGCCGCTCACGCCGCTCATTCCAAGTGGGTTGACCCTCGACACCTTCGAAGGAGAAGCCTGGCTCGGGGTCGTGCCCTTCCGCATGACCGGAGTGAAGCCGCGAGGATGTCCGGCCATTCCCGGGCTCTCGTCGTTTCTGGAGCTCAACGTCCGGACGTACGTCGTCGGCGGAGGCAAGCCGGGTGTCTGGTTCTTCAGCCTCGACGCGTCGAGCCGGCTCGCCGTGCGCGCGGCTCGTTGGTCGTTTCACCTGCCCTACTTCGATGCTCGGATGGAGCTCGAGAGGAGAAACGATACCGTTCGCTATCGATCGGAGCGGATTCACCGGAACGCACCCGGTGCCACGTTCCGGGCTTCGTACCGAGGAGTGGGCTCACCGAGAAAATCCGAGCCGGGGAGCCTCGAGCACTGGCTGACGGAACGCTACTGTCTCTACGCCGCGGACAAGCGGGGCCGCGTCTATCGAGGCGACATCCACCACGCCCCGTGGCCCCTTCGCGACGCCGAGGCCGACTTCGAATCGCTGGACATGACGCGCCTCATCGGAATCGACCGACTCGAGGGTGCTCCCCTGCTGCATTTCGCCGACCGGCTCGAAGTGGTCGCATGGCTCCTCGAGCCGATAGCTCCCTACAATTGATTGGTTGTTTTCCACGTCCTTTAGGGACTCAAGCAGCAAGCGTTCGACAGCGCCTCCTGGGCGCTTTTTATGGACGCGGGCGAAACGCCTGCGCGTCGAGTCACCGACGAGGTGGAGTCAGAAAAATCGCACGGGCTCGCTTGTTCTATAATGGAACAGCTTTATTTGCGCTGCGGCAAGGAACCATGGTTCTAAGAATTGACTTACCGGATGACGTAACTCGATCGCTCGAGAAGTGTTGGGGCGACGTTCCCCGGCACGTAATCGAAACCCTCGCGATCGAAGGATATCGGGATGGGACGTTATCTCATTATCAGGTTCAATGCATGCTCGGTTTCGAGTCACGATTCGAAGTCGACGCATTTCTGAGAGAGCATCGAGTATCTCTTCCATACGACGAGAAGGATTTGGAAAATGACGCAGAGGCCCTCCGGGACCTGAAGCCGTCCAGATCCAAGTGATCGCCGTAGCCGACACCACCCCCATCAATTACCTCACTTGATCGGCTGCACTCACCTTCTTCCCGAGCTATTCGGCGAGGTCATTGTTCCGGAAGCGGTCCGCATCGAGCTCCAGTCGAGTCATGCTCCCGAAAGCGTTCGGGATTTCATACTGGCTCCACCGAAGTGGCTTCGGGTTCAGATCGTCGAGGAGGAGGCGCTCGAATCTGCGTTCGAGCCAGAGCTTCATCGAGGGGAGCGGGAAGCGATTGCGCTCGCAGAGATCTTACCAGCCGACTATCTCATCA is a genomic window containing:
- a CDS encoding DUF2071 domain-containing protein; protein product: RLQYRMSRGRPWILSMTWHDLLFAHFRVPEKPLTPLIPSGLTLDTFEGEAWLGVVPFRMTGVKPRGCPAIPGLSSFLELNVRTYVVGGGKPGVWFFSLDASSRLAVRAARWSFHLPYFDARMELERRNDTVRYRSERIHRNAPGATFRASYRGVGSPRKSEPGSLEHWLTERYCLYAADKRGRVYRGDIHHAPWPLRDAEADFESLDMTRLIGIDRLEGAPLLHFADRLEVVAWLLEPIAPYN
- a CDS encoding DUF3368 domain-containing protein — encoded protein: MIGCTHLLPELFGEVIVPEAVRIELQSSHAPESVRDFILAPPKWLRVQIVEEEALESAFEPELHRGEREAIALAEILPADYLIMDERAGRRVAIRRQIVVIGTLGILDKADAEGLIGDFPGLLERLEETSFYITDSLRDTLLKRHRTRNEPG